The Mytilus edulis chromosome 12, xbMytEdul2.2, whole genome shotgun sequence genome contains a region encoding:
- the LOC139498431 gene encoding uncharacterized protein, with product MDKNPKSQVNDDYGNTNGMGKIMYLQKHDVKSFPYHGRRRYTPSISKSLDGGIVISNDVFGLTIRQFERIYKACLDRRKTYEQWILNLRYPDKCSNEYLEYLQYCVYYKEDILPWPGNALKEKYFYEHLVYTIGPEMQIHNRQRLLIVKDIIHNLFENDGMQISSGSLAEGLDLPGSDLDIMYLIKNVNVIQNVRNIKHPIQHTTLVKEPDKDHPGFTRLRLIAEREVDTDIILSDCCESTTNGEYVSVDRFLHYIMHRISEFQLSTHGPCFSDTDQNFDLAICLQSKKLPYIAIPWVTRRRHQWPPNVVIDKTVNNGCLLVPIGPRTTSDNNLLWRLSFSVAEKQLVHSFNFTQLLCYGLLKLTLKRIINTNDGVKDLLCSYFLKTALFWVSEEVDFEIFKLHKLFHCFFLCLDKLELWTNNCYCPNYFIPQHNLFLGKVDQSNNKKLLSILNSIKCGGIDGLMNNVFPAESVNHSLSITNREKSFIILDFFLYRTCRLSVKPRHIHSCYKALQYVKSLKMFESSKFITDTCNYYYGMISQYAAQMLPPPNTKINGNIIHKLYHRHLQDGIRTDAVSGWLMYASYYYVTGQYNVTLKLTEYVLSRCKHDMAYLERDFYDEEDINSYRKNVHSKLAFIDRMKLATVNHVRYIRHSSLIPEELKLEVEDDYIDIPSVVLSFCLRFLCHQHLGDIFNRKKALNDLLLAVEYNCFVSTDELSDSKTILGVCYEISGDITNAYQYFDEALEEDGYVCRSAKARKSKLLFALT from the exons ATGGACAAAAATCCTAAAAGCCAAGTAAATGATGACTATGGAAATACGAATGGTATGGGAAAAATTATGTACCTGCAAAAACACGATGTTAAAAGTTTCCCTTACCATGGAAGGCGTAGGTACACACCATCGATTTCCAAATCTTTAGACGGAGGGATTGTTATATCAAATGACGTTTTCGGGCTGACAATCAGACAGTTTGAAAGAATCTATAAAGCTTGCTTAGATAGGAGAAAGACATATGAACAGTGGATACTAAACCTTAGATATCCtgacaaatgttcaaatgaaTATCTGGAATACTTACAGTATTGTGTATACTACAAAGAAG ATATATTGCCTTGGCCAGGAAATGCTCTGAAGGAGAAATACTTTTACGAACATCTAGTTTATACAATTGGACCTGAAATGCAAATTCACAATAGACAACGTCTTTTAATCGTAAAAGATATAATacataatttatttgaaaatgatgGAATGCAAATATCAAGCGGAAGTTTGGCAGAAGGACTGGATTTACCAGGTAGTGATTTGGATATAATGTACCTTATAAAAAACGTAAACGTAATCCAAAATGTAAGGAATATCAAACACCCAATACAACATACTACATTGGTTAAGGAACCAGATAAGGATCATCCAGGATTTACTCGACTTAGATTGATAGCAGAGAGGGAAGTAGATACTGATATCATACTATCTGATTGCTGTGAAAGTACTACAAACGGTGAATATGTATCAGTTGACCGATTTCTGCATTACATAATGCACCGTATTTCAGAATTTCAGCTATCAACACACGGACCATGTTTTTCAGATACAGATCAAAATTTTGATCTAGCAATCTGTCTACAAAGTAAAAAATTGCCTTACATTGCGATCCCGTGGGTAACGCGTCGTCGACATCAATGGCCCCCTAATGTGGTTATTGACAAAACAGTGAATAATGGATGTCTTTTAGTACCTATAGGACCAAGGACTACTTCAGATAACAACTTATTATGGAGATTATCTTTCTCTGTGGCGGAAAAACAACTTGTACATTCGTTTAATTTTACTCAACTCTTATGTTACGGTCTACTCAAATTAACATTAAAGCGTATAATTAACACCAACGATGGTGTCAAAGATTTATTGTGTTCTTACTTTCTGAAAACGGCTTTGTTCTGGGTCTCCGAGGAagttgattttgaaatatttaaattacacAAATTGTTTCACTGTTTTTTTCTCTGTCTTGATAAATTAGAATTATGGACAAACAACTGTTACTGTCCGAACTATTTTATTCCTCAACATAACTTGTTTCTAGGAAAGGTTGACCAAAGTAATAACAAGAAACTTCTAAGTATTCTGAATAGTATAAAGTGTGGTGGAATTGATGGACTAATGAATAATGTATTTCCGGCTGAGAGTGTAAATCATAGTTTATCAATTACAAACAGGGAGAAATCGTTCATCattttagatttctttttatacaGAACATGTCGACTTTCTGTCAAACCAAGACACATACATAGCTGTTATAAGGCACTGCAATATGTCAAatctttgaaaatgtttgaatCGTCTAAATTTATCACAGATACATGTAATTATTATTATGGAATGATCAGTCAATATGCAGCACAAATGCTACCGCCACCGAATACAAAAATTAATGGTAACATCATACACAAACTTTATCATAGACATTTACAGGACGGTATTAGGACAGATGCTGTATCGGGTTGGTTGATGTACGCATCGTATTATTATGTGACAGGACAGTACAATGTAACACTCAAACTGACGGAGTATGTTCTGTCGAGATGTAAACATGATATGGCGTATTTAGAACGTGATTTCTATGATGAAGAAGACATAAATAGTTACAGAAAAAATGTACATTCCAAACTAGCATTTATTGATAGAATGAAATTAGCAACTGTTAACCATGTTCGTTATATAAGGCATTCATCGTTAATACCAGAAGAACTAAAGCTTGAGGTGGAGGACGATTACATTGACATACCATCagttgttttgtctttttgtcttagATTTTTATGTCATCAACATCTTGGTGACATTTTCAACAGGAAAAAGGCATTAAATGATTTACTTTTAGCAGTAGAATATAACTGTTTTGTTTCAACTGATGAATTATCTGATTCAAAAACAATACTTGGAGTATGTTATGAAATATCAGGAGATATTACCAATGCCTATCAGTATTTTGATGAGGCTTTAGAAGAAGATGGATATGTATGTCGTTCAGCAAAAGCAAGAAAATCAAAGTTGTTGTTTGCTTTGACGTAA